One uncultured Pseudodesulfovibrio sp. genomic window carries:
- a CDS encoding ABC transporter substrate-binding protein: protein MSGRARCWIVLLVLCLAYVAGPKSRAMAGGDGYVLGMSAAFTGPSEGLGVELYRGSMAYFSFLNSHGGINGKPISIRIMDDGYQPGPAIDNTIRFLRDQEPLCLFSYVGTPTVTRILPLLKGYGGRRKLLFFPFSGAEPQREPPYDRYVFNLRASYREELAGLVDRFMSLNRKRLAVFYQADAFGRSGWDGAHRALKSHGYALVAEATYRRGARFAESMKRQVEIVMRGDPDAVLSIGSYAACAAFVRDARDMGLDVPIANVSFVGSEKMLTLLQKAGHDNGRDYTSNLVNSQVVPSYEDLSLPAVREYREFMDLFAPKVPSTAASDYVPLHYSFTSFEGFLNAKAMARILEAYDASPATGLKAAAESQSKMDIGIDVPLRFGPDRHQGLDRIYFTTVRGGKFMPMDERQWQAWQR, encoded by the coding sequence ATGTCCGGCAGGGCTCGCTGCTGGATCGTCCTGCTGGTCCTGTGTCTGGCATATGTGGCCGGCCCGAAATCCCGGGCCATGGCGGGTGGGGACGGGTACGTCCTCGGCATGTCCGCCGCCTTCACCGGTCCCAGCGAAGGGCTGGGGGTGGAACTCTACCGGGGTTCCATGGCCTACTTTTCCTTTCTCAACAGCCACGGCGGCATCAACGGCAAGCCGATCTCCATCCGCATCATGGACGACGGCTACCAGCCCGGCCCGGCCATCGACAACACCATCCGGTTTCTGCGGGACCAAGAGCCGTTGTGCCTGTTCAGCTACGTCGGCACACCCACGGTGACCCGCATCCTGCCCCTGCTCAAGGGGTACGGCGGCAGGCGAAAGTTGCTCTTTTTCCCGTTTTCCGGGGCGGAGCCCCAGCGTGAGCCTCCGTATGACCGATACGTCTTCAACCTGCGCGCCTCCTACCGCGAAGAGCTGGCCGGGTTGGTGGACCGCTTCATGTCCCTGAACCGCAAGCGGCTGGCGGTCTTCTACCAGGCCGACGCCTTTGGCCGCAGCGGCTGGGACGGGGCGCACCGGGCGCTCAAGTCGCATGGCTACGCACTGGTGGCAGAGGCCACCTATCGGCGCGGGGCCCGTTTCGCCGAGTCCATGAAGCGGCAGGTGGAGATCGTCATGCGCGGCGATCCGGACGCGGTTCTGTCCATCGGTTCGTACGCGGCCTGTGCCGCCTTTGTCCGCGACGCCCGCGACATGGGGCTCGATGTGCCCATTGCCAACGTATCCTTTGTGGGCAGCGAAAAAATGCTCACCCTGCTGCAGAAGGCGGGGCATGATAATGGGCGTGACTATACCTCCAATCTGGTCAATTCCCAGGTGGTTCCGAGCTACGAGGATCTGAGCCTGCCGGCTGTTCGGGAGTACCGTGAGTTCATGGATCTTTTCGCGCCCAAGGTTCCGTCAACGGCCGCCTCGGATTATGTTCCCCTGCATTACAGTTTCACGAGCTTCGAAGGGTTTCTCAACGCCAAGGCCATGGCCCGAATTCTGGAGGCCTATGACGCCTCCCCGGCGACGGGGTTGAAGGCGGCGGCCGAATCCCAGTCCAAAATGGATATCGGCATCGACGTGCCGCTGCGTTTCGGCCCCGACCGTCACCAGGGGTTGGACAGAATCTATTTCACCACCGTTCGGGGCGGCAAGTTCATGCCCATGGACGAAAGGCAGTGGCAGGCATGGCAACGATAA
- a CDS encoding ATP-binding protein: MATIRGMSLFKKTGLIAFCLFGVIASATAVMTAWTLYGLMTREYVSKGTAIAQSIAGASQEILLNRDAATVQSMIDQYLEIEGVAYVFVVDADGLVVSHTFVPEFPPMLHDVRGLRHEIAISSLEIPPYGRVIDICAPVLGGLAGFVHVGMGKELILAYFWDVVLKLQLLLFFIFWGCVGILYLVMRRVSRPLGQLTEFARKLAAHDFSATIDIRTRDELEVLGRAMMSMGQELSLLFSEMESEVDKATADLRDHMAYLSAIIDNLADGLLVVDVTGAVSVLNPAMREFFDLDDTPCKGRSPARLFPEEVTGLAERIRRCTTEVLSAEIPLSRGRIGKAVGSSIFAESPDRQCLGGVLLIRDITREKELDQLKTDFISTVSHELRTPMTSVLGFSKIIRKKLERYVFPLLNGETGVEKPISQVRGNMDIIVAEAERLTELINDVLDIARMEAGEVQWRDENVSVDGVLRQSVEATRGMWQAKGLAVEVDAARDLPLVRGDRDRLVQVVVNLLSNAVKFTDVGPIRCSAAHEGGFVRISVQDNGTGIDRADMRMVFDKFKQVGDTLTGKPEGSGLGLPICRQIVERHGGSIWVESEPGKGSIFSFTVPLAEASPGTDEDEPDACRAPGTEGVDGVGRNRTTPVVMVVDDDPALIEYLSQVFEERGYTVCEAANGPDAVVTARSVLPDLITMDIMMPGMDGHEVIARLRTFPETRDIPILVITALNGAEGEAGDMSLIKPVDDATVLAAAEALLRGKACGDACIVLGGHECDLNGLRVLCSGEVTFATAQEFWPMVEGGFKGTLFISSDVIGEVELERLSGLNGVSVIILPPFACKG, from the coding sequence ATGGCAACGATAAGGGGCATGTCCCTGTTCAAGAAGACGGGCCTGATCGCCTTCTGCCTGTTCGGGGTCATTGCCAGCGCGACTGCGGTCATGACCGCCTGGACCCTGTATGGTCTGATGACACGCGAATACGTCAGCAAGGGGACGGCCATCGCCCAGTCCATCGCCGGGGCCAGCCAGGAAATCCTGCTCAACCGCGACGCGGCCACGGTCCAGTCCATGATCGACCAGTATCTGGAGATCGAGGGCGTTGCCTATGTCTTTGTCGTGGACGCCGACGGGCTGGTGGTCTCGCACACTTTCGTTCCCGAGTTCCCGCCCATGCTCCATGATGTGCGAGGATTGCGTCACGAGATCGCCATCTCTTCGCTGGAGATTCCGCCTTATGGCCGGGTCATCGACATCTGCGCACCGGTCCTGGGCGGGCTGGCCGGGTTCGTGCACGTGGGCATGGGAAAGGAGTTGATCCTGGCCTACTTCTGGGATGTGGTCCTCAAGCTGCAACTTCTGCTTTTCTTCATCTTCTGGGGTTGCGTAGGCATCCTCTACCTGGTCATGCGGCGCGTGTCCCGGCCACTGGGGCAGTTGACGGAGTTTGCCCGCAAGCTGGCTGCGCACGACTTTTCGGCCACCATCGACATCCGCACACGGGATGAGTTGGAGGTGCTCGGCCGGGCCATGATGTCCATGGGCCAGGAATTGTCCCTGCTGTTTTCCGAGATGGAGAGCGAGGTGGACAAGGCAACCGCGGACCTGCGCGACCACATGGCCTACCTGTCGGCCATCATCGACAACCTGGCCGACGGACTGCTGGTGGTGGACGTGACCGGGGCCGTATCGGTCCTGAACCCGGCCATGCGCGAATTTTTCGACCTGGACGATACCCCGTGCAAGGGACGGTCTCCTGCCCGGCTCTTTCCCGAAGAGGTTACGGGCCTGGCGGAGCGCATCCGTCGGTGCACCACCGAGGTGCTCTCCGCCGAGATTCCCCTGTCTCGTGGGCGGATAGGCAAGGCCGTGGGCTCGTCCATTTTCGCGGAAAGCCCGGACCGCCAATGCCTGGGCGGAGTTCTGCTGATCCGGGACATCACCCGTGAAAAGGAACTGGACCAGCTCAAAACGGACTTCATCTCCACGGTCTCCCACGAGCTACGCACTCCAATGACCTCGGTGCTCGGCTTCTCCAAGATCATCCGCAAGAAGCTGGAGAGGTATGTGTTCCCCCTGCTGAACGGGGAAACGGGGGTGGAAAAGCCCATCAGCCAGGTGCGCGGCAACATGGACATCATCGTGGCCGAGGCCGAACGGCTGACCGAACTGATCAACGACGTTCTGGATATCGCCCGCATGGAGGCCGGAGAGGTTCAATGGCGCGACGAGAACGTGTCCGTGGACGGTGTCCTGCGTCAGTCGGTGGAGGCCACGCGCGGCATGTGGCAGGCCAAGGGGCTTGCTGTCGAGGTGGACGCGGCGCGCGATCTGCCTTTGGTGCGCGGGGACCGGGATCGGCTGGTCCAGGTGGTGGTCAATCTCCTGTCCAATGCCGTCAAGTTCACAGACGTCGGCCCCATCCGCTGCTCGGCGGCGCACGAGGGCGGCTTTGTCCGGATTTCGGTCCAGGACAACGGTACCGGCATAGACCGGGCCGACATGCGCATGGTTTTCGACAAGTTCAAGCAGGTGGGGGACACCCTGACCGGCAAGCCCGAAGGGTCCGGCCTCGGGCTGCCCATCTGCAGGCAGATCGTAGAGCGTCACGGCGGTTCCATCTGGGTCGAGAGCGAACCCGGCAAGGGCAGCATCTTTTCCTTCACCGTTCCCCTGGCCGAGGCCAGTCCCGGAACGGACGAGGACGAGCCGGATGCCTGCCGTGCACCCGGGACCGAGGGCGTCGATGGCGTCGGCAGAAATCGGACCACGCCCGTAGTCATGGTGGTGGACGACGATCCGGCCCTCATCGAGTACCTCTCGCAGGTGTTCGAGGAACGCGGTTACACCGTGTGCGAGGCGGCCAACGGGCCGGACGCGGTGGTCACGGCACGGTCCGTGCTGCCCGACCTGATCACCATGGATATCATGATGCCCGGCATGGATGGGCATGAGGTCATCGCACGGCTGCGGACATTTCCCGAGACGCGGGACATCCCCATCCTGGTGATCACCGCCCTGAACGGGGCCGAGGGCGAGGCCGGAGACATGTCCCTGATCAAGCCCGTGGATGACGCCACCGTGCTTGCCGCGGCCGAGGCATTGCTGCGCGGCAAGGCCTGCGGCGACGCCTGCATCGTGCTCGGAGGTCACGAGTGCGACCTCAACGGCCTGCGGGTCCTGTGCTCGGGCGAGGTGACCTTTGCCACGGCCCAGGAATTCTGGCCCATGGTGGAGGGCGGGTTCAAGGGGACCTTGTTCATTTCCTCGGATGTGATCGGCGAGGTGGAGCTGGAACGTCTATCCGGTCTCAACGGGGTTTCGGTGATCATCCTTCCGCCCTTTGCCTGCAAGGGATAG
- a CDS encoding transporter substrate-binding domain-containing protein yields MRSALYTVVFALILLTEIAGVVRAGDKPVVYWPYFNLPPHFIADGEAPPSGMGIDVVRAVQGELPEYEHVLIQASPQRIMEELHTGRESMVVCGLLKTPEREEYTLYSDIPCRVTFSMTIVMRREDLWRLAPEGRTSLAYLAADQAQTFGYITGVNYGYFSRFVAPLMNNSDQHRTAAAHDVGQLLHMLLEKRIDWFVHDSPGIWYKAGEEGVRDRIALVQATECPAAPIFGYMACSRTKEGVEIMAHINQALARLVESKQLYGILGKWVPNSLHAAFDRAYARRILALPHASEE; encoded by the coding sequence ATGCGTAGCGCCCTATATACTGTCGTTTTTGCCCTGATTTTGTTGACCGAGATCGCGGGGGTAGTGCGCGCCGGGGATAAACCCGTCGTTTACTGGCCCTATTTCAATCTCCCTCCGCACTTTATAGCCGATGGCGAAGCGCCGCCTTCGGGCATGGGCATAGACGTGGTCCGGGCGGTGCAGGGGGAACTGCCGGAATACGAGCATGTCCTGATACAGGCCAGCCCCCAGCGCATAATGGAAGAACTGCATACAGGGCGCGAGTCGATGGTGGTCTGCGGGCTTCTCAAGACCCCTGAGCGGGAGGAGTATACCCTTTATTCCGATATTCCGTGCCGCGTGACTTTTTCCATGACCATCGTCATGCGCCGCGAGGACCTCTGGCGACTGGCTCCGGAGGGAAGGACTTCACTGGCCTACCTGGCTGCGGACCAGGCGCAGACCTTCGGCTATATCACCGGGGTGAACTACGGGTACTTTTCGCGTTTCGTGGCGCCGCTGATGAACAATTCCGATCAGCACCGCACCGCCGCCGCACATGATGTGGGGCAGCTCCTCCACATGCTGCTCGAAAAACGGATCGACTGGTTCGTGCACGACAGCCCCGGCATCTGGTACAAGGCGGGCGAGGAGGGTGTCCGGGACCGCATAGCGCTGGTCCAGGCTACGGAATGTCCGGCGGCTCCCATCTTCGGGTACATGGCCTGCTCTCGGACCAAGGAGGGCGTTGAGATCATGGCACACATCAATCAGGCCCTGGCCCGGCTGGTGGAATCGAAACAGCTCTACGGAATACTCGGCAAATGGGTTCCGAACAGTCTGCACGCCGCCTTTGACAGGGCCTATGCACGGCGCATTCTGGCTCTCCCTCACGCCTCTGAAGAATAG
- a CDS encoding HD domain-containing phosphohydrolase has protein sequence MTPLKKYIRPGVVRNLLRKAAELAGGRCSLAISFEGEVSVVEGPASAGDFVEDNPGVSSVPIRFDDIHSGRLFMLTEEPGDKKECDRFLNFLAYSIQELVDMEYARRSIAEEALAKYRELALFHRSVPNINTSLHMRDVVNALIDECRLENYPGELGMIFLLEPSRKVFRLAVQFGFPFGTYLQPMVDSVLFQEVARAGRGEIVNDLSKEGRWDNELPDLGSMILIPINSPNRCEGVLILASRNTGVFEAAHRRSLTTLASVAGISVSNAFNFEGIQKLMDAILQALAEAIDSRDPYTAGHSERVAHLATAFGYALNEAGGYQERTFTDDELREIYYAGILHDVGKIGIKEDVLTKRTRLPERRMEVVRARFQLLGQFDDFDWGRAFEQLCDVNKAMVPDAASLEFVEQLGERVMRRNGTNLRYLYDDELENLLLTYGNLTRDERREIQRHPAESERILQHIPMQDGYGNLLTIIRQHHERMDGSGYPDGIKGEDILLQSRLMAIVDIYDAVTQERHYKPAYTRSEAIKILAKEVEEGKLDAELTNFFLNNIENIESLSEQVKVTKATHLSALGNLSSL, from the coding sequence ATGACACCTTTGAAGAAATACATACGGCCCGGCGTGGTGCGCAACCTTCTCCGCAAGGCTGCGGAGCTTGCTGGCGGTCGGTGTTCGCTGGCCATCAGCTTCGAGGGCGAGGTAAGTGTCGTGGAGGGACCGGCCTCAGCGGGCGACTTCGTTGAGGACAACCCGGGGGTGAGCAGCGTCCCCATCCGTTTCGACGATATCCATTCGGGTCGGCTGTTCATGCTCACCGAAGAGCCCGGCGACAAGAAAGAGTGCGACCGGTTCCTGAATTTTCTCGCCTATTCCATCCAGGAACTGGTGGACATGGAATATGCCCGGCGGTCCATCGCCGAAGAGGCCCTGGCCAAGTATCGCGAACTGGCCCTGTTCCATCGTTCGGTGCCGAACATCAATACCTCCCTGCACATGCGCGACGTGGTCAACGCGCTCATCGACGAATGCCGTCTGGAGAACTACCCCGGCGAGCTGGGCATGATTTTTCTGCTGGAGCCTTCGCGCAAGGTGTTCCGGCTGGCCGTGCAATTCGGTTTCCCTTTCGGCACCTATCTCCAGCCCATGGTGGACAGCGTCCTGTTTCAGGAGGTAGCCCGCGCCGGCCGCGGGGAAATCGTCAACGACCTGTCGAAGGAGGGCCGTTGGGACAACGAGCTTCCCGACCTGGGGTCCATGATACTCATCCCCATCAACTCACCCAACCGGTGTGAGGGCGTACTCATCCTGGCCTCCCGAAACACCGGGGTCTTCGAGGCCGCCCATCGGCGCAGCCTGACCACCCTGGCTTCGGTGGCGGGTATTTCGGTCTCCAACGCCTTCAACTTCGAGGGTATCCAGAAGTTGATGGACGCCATCCTGCAGGCCCTTGCAGAGGCCATCGACTCGCGGGACCCCTACACGGCGGGCCACTCCGAGCGCGTGGCGCATCTGGCCACGGCCTTCGGATACGCCCTGAACGAGGCCGGAGGGTATCAGGAACGGACGTTCACCGACGATGAACTGCGCGAAATCTATTATGCGGGCATTCTCCACGACGTGGGCAAGATCGGCATCAAGGAAGACGTCCTGACCAAGCGGACCCGGCTGCCGGAGCGGCGCATGGAAGTGGTCCGGGCGCGGTTCCAGCTTTTGGGACAGTTTGACGACTTCGACTGGGGGCGGGCCTTCGAGCAGTTGTGCGACGTGAACAAGGCCATGGTCCCGGACGCCGCCTCCCTGGAATTCGTGGAACAGCTGGGCGAAAGAGTCATGCGTCGCAACGGAACCAACCTGCGCTATCTTTACGACGACGAGTTGGAGAATCTGCTGCTGACCTACGGCAACCTGACCCGTGACGAGCGCCGCGAAATCCAGCGTCACCCGGCCGAGAGCGAACGGATCCTCCAGCATATCCCCATGCAGGACGGCTACGGCAACCTGCTGACCATCATCCGTCAGCATCATGAACGCATGGACGGTTCGGGCTATCCCGACGGAATCAAGGGCGAGGACATCCTGCTTCAGAGCCGCCTGATGGCCATCGTGGACATCTACGACGCGGTCACTCAGGAGCGACACTACAAGCCGGCCTACACCCGCAGCGAGGCCATCAAGATCCTCGCCAAGGAAGTGGAGGAAGGCAAGCTGGACGCTGAGCTGACCAACTTCTTCCTGAACAATATCGAGAATATCGAATCGCTTTCCGAACAGGTCAAGGTGACCAAGGCCACACACCTGTCGGCCCTGGGCAACCTGTCCAGCCTCTAA
- a CDS encoding SIS domain-containing protein → MLPVRTSAHRTSRAALPPIFETIHQEYTTAMCGIASFLSNKKWLEITDTGWLLTLESTFSALRETPDLLAATEPLSALAGRFYDLMSFGLHMRLVGDAEAMRALSGIRDTIRSLRNAAAVKLEQGPRTDELESLREALDDYLWQIEREVLVNVERTLALMPGDLAADPEVRDRHFLAWGAEQVLQSIDKLEVRGRDSAGVALAFVLPEGVDPEAALTAAQQQELADRSAIGNADTRQVLVRKLADGRTACRFLYKVAQLVGQLGDNGAALREFIKHDELLWAMSAGLQTLNIIAHTRWASNGIISVPNCHPVDGLVEGDMSTGLEKTMFVLNGDVDNYRTLVEESVLAKGAHIPPAISTDAKILPVLFHLGVEENDDAEERFRDVLRRCEGSLAVVMQNLNDFDSQFLAQKGSGQSFYIGRTQDGWLVASEAYGMAARARSSFPVAVHRQGGVSVVLKDTDPAGAIPVARYLDNGEPVELAEEKIEIFSRDIFRGEYAHYIEKEIHEAPDSVRNTLHGKYLKKDGEVAFLPEGFGRGPALVERLKDASRPIRRIISVGQGTAAVAAMAVAQLLRRTLAETGISIESYTGSELIGFMGDERMDDVFLIPVSQSGTTTDTNRVVDLCRDRGAWVNCIVNRRNSPLVQKSDSHIYTSNGRDVEMAVASTKAFYSQIAAGKLLSLWLADILGTMDKPSIFTEVEALEGLPAKIDKVLENKEAIAEVARKYAPVHRYWALVGNGANCIAAQEVRIKLSELCYKSIPCDVTEDKKHIDLSTEPLTLVMASDLPEMVVTDTVKETTIFKAHNGSPIVFCAEDEDRFDRVAEATVKVPRAGGGLDFVLETVAGHWWGVSAAKAIDGHAEPFRKARVLIGEMLEDTATFDRNKLLVALNECNERIASGATDSALPARVAAALANYMLWLVNQAQAIQATEARLADILTILNKAIEEMTRPIDTIRHQAKTVTVGISRPQG, encoded by the coding sequence TTGCTTCCGGTCAGGACGTCGGCGCACCGGACATCCCGCGCCGCCCTGCCGCCCATCTTCGAAACCATCCACCAGGAGTATACGACCGCCATGTGTGGTATCGCCAGTTTCTTAAGCAATAAAAAATGGTTGGAAATAACGGACACCGGCTGGCTTCTCACCCTTGAGAGCACCTTCTCCGCTCTCCGCGAAACCCCGGATCTCCTCGCCGCCACCGAGCCGCTGTCCGCGTTGGCCGGTCGGTTTTATGATCTGATGTCCTTCGGGCTGCATATGCGGCTGGTGGGGGACGCCGAGGCGATGCGGGCGTTGTCGGGGATTCGTGACACCATCCGGAGCCTGCGCAATGCGGCGGCCGTGAAGCTGGAGCAGGGTCCGCGCACGGACGAGCTGGAGTCGCTGCGCGAGGCCCTGGACGACTACCTGTGGCAGATCGAGCGCGAGGTGCTGGTCAATGTGGAGCGGACCCTGGCGTTGATGCCCGGGGATCTGGCCGCCGACCCCGAGGTGCGCGACCGGCATTTTCTGGCCTGGGGGGCCGAGCAGGTGCTCCAGTCCATCGACAAGCTCGAGGTGCGCGGCCGCGACTCGGCGGGCGTGGCCCTGGCCTTTGTCCTGCCCGAGGGCGTGGACCCGGAGGCCGCTCTGACCGCGGCGCAGCAGCAGGAACTGGCCGACCGCTCCGCCATCGGCAACGCCGACACCCGGCAGGTGCTGGTGCGCAAGCTGGCCGACGGCCGGACCGCCTGCCGCTTCCTGTACAAGGTCGCCCAGCTGGTGGGCCAACTCGGCGACAACGGCGCGGCTCTGCGCGAATTCATAAAGCATGACGAGCTGTTGTGGGCCATGTCCGCAGGCTTGCAGACGCTCAACATCATCGCTCACACCCGCTGGGCGTCCAACGGAATCATCTCCGTGCCCAACTGCCACCCGGTGGACGGGCTGGTCGAGGGCGACATGTCCACGGGGTTGGAAAAGACCATGTTCGTACTCAACGGCGACGTGGACAACTACCGCACCCTGGTGGAGGAATCCGTGCTGGCCAAGGGCGCGCACATCCCGCCGGCCATTTCCACCGACGCCAAGATCCTGCCCGTGCTCTTCCACCTGGGCGTGGAGGAGAACGACGACGCCGAAGAGCGGTTCCGGGACGTGCTCCGGCGCTGCGAGGGCTCCCTGGCCGTGGTCATGCAGAACCTGAACGATTTCGACTCGCAATTCCTGGCCCAGAAGGGCTCGGGCCAGTCCTTCTACATCGGCCGCACCCAGGACGGCTGGCTGGTCGCCTCCGAGGCCTACGGCATGGCCGCCCGCGCCCGCTCGTCCTTCCCGGTGGCCGTGCACCGTCAGGGCGGCGTGTCCGTGGTGCTCAAGGACACCGATCCGGCGGGCGCCATCCCGGTGGCCCGCTACCTGGACAACGGCGAGCCCGTGGAACTGGCCGAGGAGAAGATCGAAATCTTCTCGCGCGACATCTTCCGCGGCGAGTACGCCCACTACATCGAGAAGGAAATCCATGAGGCCCCGGACTCGGTGCGCAACACCCTGCACGGCAAATATCTCAAGAAAGACGGCGAGGTGGCGTTCCTGCCCGAGGGGTTCGGACGCGGTCCGGCCCTGGTCGAGCGGCTCAAGGACGCCTCCCGGCCCATCCGCCGGATCATCAGCGTGGGCCAGGGCACGGCCGCCGTGGCCGCCATGGCCGTGGCCCAGCTGCTGCGCCGCACCCTGGCCGAGACCGGCATCTCCATCGAGTCCTACACCGGCTCCGAACTGATCGGTTTCATGGGCGACGAGCGCATGGACGACGTGTTCCTGATCCCGGTCTCGCAGTCGGGCACGACCACGGACACCAACCGGGTTGTGGACCTGTGCCGCGACCGGGGCGCGTGGGTCAACTGCATCGTCAACCGGCGCAACTCGCCCCTGGTCCAGAAGTCGGACTCGCACATCTACACCTCCAACGGCCGCGACGTGGAAATGGCCGTGGCCTCGACCAAGGCGTTCTACTCCCAGATCGCGGCGGGCAAGCTGCTCTCGCTCTGGCTGGCGGACATCCTCGGGACCATGGACAAGCCGTCCATCTTCACGGAAGTGGAGGCGTTGGAAGGGCTGCCCGCCAAGATCGACAAGGTGTTGGAGAACAAGGAAGCCATCGCCGAGGTCGCCCGCAAATACGCGCCCGTGCACCGCTACTGGGCGCTGGTGGGCAACGGCGCCAACTGCATCGCGGCCCAGGAAGTACGCATCAAGCTGTCGGAATTATGCTATAAATCCATCCCGTGCGACGTCACGGAGGACAAGAAGCATATCGACCTTTCCACCGAGCCGCTGACCCTGGTCATGGCCTCGGATCTGCCGGAGATGGTCGTTACGGACACGGTCAAGGAGACCACGATCTTCAAGGCGCACAACGGTTCGCCCATCGTGTTCTGCGCCGAGGACGAGGACCGCTTCGACCGCGTGGCCGAGGCCACGGTCAAGGTGCCCCGCGCTGGCGGCGGCCTGGACTTCGTGCTCGAAACCGTGGCCGGGCATTGGTGGGGCGTATCGGCGGCCAAGGCCATCGACGGCCACGCCGAGCCGTTCCGCAAGGCCCGCGTGCTCATCGGCGAGATGCTCGAGGACACGGCGACCTTTGACCGCAACAAGCTGCTCGTCGCCCTGAACGAGTGCAACGAGCGCATCGCTTCGGGCGCCACGGACTCGGCCCTGCCCGCCCGCGTGGCTGCCGCGCTTGCCAACTACATGCTCTGGCTGGTCAACCAGGCCCAGGCCATTCAGGCCACCGAGGCCCGCCTGGCCGACATCCTGACCATCCTGAACAAGGCCATCGAGGAAATGACCCGCCCCATCGACACCATCCGCCACCAGGCCAAGACCGTCACCGTTGGCATCAGTCGGCCTCAGGGCTAG
- a CDS encoding response regulator, producing MAKKILIVDDEVHIKMLLEQTLEELEDEFEVDLYTASDGEEGLEFIRSKQPDLVFLDIMMPKMNGYEVCRIIKDDTALKDVKIILLTAKGQEVDRKQGLELGAMMYMTKPFDPDEILRVSKELLEL from the coding sequence ATGGCCAAGAAGATCCTCATAGTTGATGACGAGGTCCACATCAAAATGCTGCTCGAGCAGACGCTCGAGGAGTTGGAGGACGAGTTCGAAGTGGATCTGTACACGGCTTCGGACGGTGAGGAAGGGCTGGAATTCATCCGGAGCAAGCAGCCGGATCTGGTTTTTCTCGACATCATGATGCCCAAGATGAACGGCTACGAAGTCTGTCGGATCATCAAGGACGACACGGCGTTGAAAGATGTGAAGATTATCCTGCTGACCGCCAAGGGGCAGGAAGTGGACCGCAAACAGGGTTTGGAGTTGGGTGCCATGATGTACATGACCAAACCCTTTGATCCGGATGAGATCCTGCGCGTGTCCAAGGAGCTGCTCGAGCTGTAA